GAGACTTCGTTCCTGAACGAAGTCGAGATCCGCCAGATCTTCGAAGACATGATCCGCCACGTCTTCAAGACCGTGCAGAACGTCGAGCTGCCCGCGCCGTTCCCCCAGATGACCTGGACCGAAGCCATGCAGCGCTACGGTTCCGACAAGCCCGACCTGCGCGTGAACCTCGAATTCACCGACGTCACCGACGTCATGCGCGATGTCGACTTCAAGGTGTTCGCGGCCGCCGCCACGGCGCCGGGCAGCCGCGTGGTGGCCTTGCGCGTGCCGGGCGGCGCCGAGCTGTCGCGCAGCGAAATCGACGCCTACACGCAGTTCGTGGGCATCTACGGCGCCAAGGGCCTGGCGTACATCAAGGTCAACGACGCAGGCAAGGGCCGTGAAGGCCTGCAGTCGCCCATCGTCAAGAACCTGCACGATGCCGCGCTGGCCGAACTGCTCAAGCGCAGCGGCGCGCAAAGCGGCGACATCATTTTCTTCGGCGCCGACCGCGCCAAGATCGTCAACGACGCCATCGGCGCGCTGCGCGTCAAGATCGGCCACAGCGAATTCGGCAAGAAGGCCGGCCTGGCTTCCACCGAGTGGAAGCCGCTGTGGGTGGTGGACTTCCCCATGTTCGAATACGACGAGGAAGACGGCCGCTACACCGCCGCGCACCATCCGTTCACCAGCCCCAAAGACGGCCACGAAGACTTCCTGGAATCCGATCCCAGCAAGGCGTTCGCCAAGGCCTACGACATGGTGCTCAACGGCTGGGAAATCGGCGGCGGCTCGGTGCGCATCCACCGCGAAGAAGTGCAGAGCAAGGTGTTCCGCGCCCTGAAGATCGGCGCCGAAGAGGCCCGCGAGAAATTCGGCTTCCTGCTCGACGCCCTGCAGTACGGCGCGCCTCCGCACGGCGGCATCGCCTTCGGCCTGGACCGCATTGTTACCATGATGACCGGCGCCGAGTCGATCCGCGACGTTATCGCTTTCCCCAAGACCCAGCGCGCGCAGTGCCTGCTGACGCAGGCGCCGTCCGAGGTCGACGAGAAGCAATTGCGCGAACTGCACATCCGCCTGCGCAATGTCGAAGTGAAATGAAGTAATCTGGGGGCAGAGGGTGCCGCCGGCCATGCCGCGGCGCCCGCCCGCTATCCCGGGGGCGAGGTGGCCTGCGCCGTCCCGCCCACCCAATAAGAAAAGGCGCCATTCGGTTCATGTCGCTTATCCGCGTAGTCAGCTACAACATCCACAAGGGCCGCTCGTCCCTGGGCCGGCGCGAATCGTTGAACGATCTGCGCCTGGGGTTGTACGGCCTGCGCCCCGACCTGGTCTTCCTGCAGGAAGTGCAGGGCCGCAACGACCACATTTCCCTTCTGGATGCCCAGCACGAATCGCTGGCGGCCGCGCTGCGGCTGGACGTGGCCTATGGCTGCAATGCCATCCGCAACCGCTCCGACCATGGCAATGCGCTGCTGTCGCGCTATGCCATCATGGAACACGAGAACCAGGACATCTCCGATCACCGGCTCGAACAGCGCGGGCTGCTGCACGCCCGCATCGAGGTCGAGGGCCGCGACGTGCACTGTTTCGTGGTGCATCTGGGCCTGTTCGCGGGCAGCCGCACCCGCCAGATCCAGGCGCTTACCGACCGCATCAGCCGGCTGGTGCCCGAGGGCGATCCCATCCTGGTGGCGGGCGATTTCAACGACTGGGGCGACCGCCTGGCGCCGCTGTTCGTGCAGCAGCTGGGCCTGTACGAAGTCTTTGCCAATGCGCCGCGCAGCCATGGCGGCGAACTGCCCCGCCTGCGCGATTCGGTGCGGCGGCTGGGCAACGTGCTGCGCGGCGTGCCCAACAATGTGGCGGTGATGGAACGCAACAACCAGCTGGGCATGGGCGGCGCCTATTGCCCGCTGCCGCCGCCGCGCACCTTTCCGGCTGTGTTCCCCTGGTTTCGGCTCGACCGCATCTACCAGCGCGGCTTCGCCGTGCGCAGCGCGCGCGTACTGCGCGGCCGCGAGTGGGCCAAATTGTCCGACCATGCCCCCCTGCTGGCGGAGCTTGAGTTGCCGTGAAGGCAGATATCGTCAGGCTGGACTGGACCGACGACAACGCCATTGAACTGCTGCAGAATGGCGCCGATTTCTTTCCGGCGCTGTGCCGGGCCATCGACGCCGCCCGCGTCAGCGTGCACCTGGAAACTTATATTTTCCTGATCGACCGCACCGGCGAGCGCGTGCTGCAAAGCCTGGAACGGGCGGCCCGGCGCGGCGTGAAGGTGCGCGTGGTGCTCGACGGCTTCGGCAGCACCGACACCGCCCGCGCCGTGGGCGACCGCATCACGGC
This genomic window from Bordetella petrii contains:
- a CDS encoding endonuclease/exonuclease/phosphatase family protein — translated: MSLIRVVSYNIHKGRSSLGRRESLNDLRLGLYGLRPDLVFLQEVQGRNDHISLLDAQHESLAAALRLDVAYGCNAIRNRSDHGNALLSRYAIMEHENQDISDHRLEQRGLLHARIEVEGRDVHCFVVHLGLFAGSRTRQIQALTDRISRLVPEGDPILVAGDFNDWGDRLAPLFVQQLGLYEVFANAPRSHGGELPRLRDSVRRLGNVLRGVPNNVAVMERNNQLGMGGAYCPLPPPRTFPAVFPWFRLDRIYQRGFAVRSARVLRGREWAKLSDHAPLLAELELP
- the aspS gene encoding aspartate--tRNA ligase, with amino-acid sequence MRTCYTGEVCRDHLGQTVTLYGWVNRRRDHGGVIFIDLRDRAGLAQIVFDPDNAAFATAERLRNEFCIRVTGLVRLRPEGTANPELASGEIEVLCKEVEILNASITPPFQLDDDNLSETTRLTHRVLDLRRPQMQRNLMLRYRVSIEVRKFLDQLGFIDIETPMLTKSTPEGARDYLVPSRVNAGHFFALPQSPQLFKQMLMVSGFDRYYQITKCFRDEDLRADRQPEFTQIDCETSFLNEVEIRQIFEDMIRHVFKTVQNVELPAPFPQMTWTEAMQRYGSDKPDLRVNLEFTDVTDVMRDVDFKVFAAAATAPGSRVVALRVPGGAELSRSEIDAYTQFVGIYGAKGLAYIKVNDAGKGREGLQSPIVKNLHDAALAELLKRSGAQSGDIIFFGADRAKIVNDAIGALRVKIGHSEFGKKAGLASTEWKPLWVVDFPMFEYDEEDGRYTAAHHPFTSPKDGHEDFLESDPSKAFAKAYDMVLNGWEIGGGSVRIHREEVQSKVFRALKIGAEEAREKFGFLLDALQYGAPPHGGIAFGLDRIVTMMTGAESIRDVIAFPKTQRAQCLLTQAPSEVDEKQLRELHIRLRNVEVK